The Candidatus Nanopelagicales bacterium genome includes a window with the following:
- a CDS encoding chorismate-binding protein produces MTPSPRDPAHPGQLFVTTVPLDDDRELLELLPDAYALAWVRGGEGVVGWGEAARYEVGGSERFSRANRWWARLCAAARVDDTVLQAGTGPVAFASFAFDSEPGRSVLVVPEVVVGRRDGKSWLTTISADQDGLPTPAIGEPTPIVNPGQIRSDVAGRQIGQWKASVTEAITAINAHELDKVVLARDVVATAERPIDPRHLLARLATEFPSCWAFSVDGMVGATPELLLRREDDRVTSRVLAGTVRSDEDRGEDGRLAQALLGSDKDQEEHSYAVSSVAAALSAHCTDLVVPIRPSVLRLANVQHLTTDVTGMLVDDTPVLALAASLHPT; encoded by the coding sequence GTGACTCCTTCCCCGCGGGATCCGGCCCACCCGGGTCAGCTGTTTGTCACCACCGTTCCACTCGACGACGACCGGGAACTACTCGAACTGTTGCCGGATGCCTATGCACTGGCGTGGGTTCGCGGCGGCGAGGGTGTGGTTGGTTGGGGTGAGGCCGCCCGCTATGAGGTCGGTGGCAGCGAACGCTTCAGCCGGGCAAACCGCTGGTGGGCTCGCCTTTGCGCGGCCGCCCGGGTGGATGACACCGTGCTGCAGGCGGGCACCGGCCCGGTTGCGTTCGCATCGTTCGCTTTCGATTCCGAGCCGGGACGCAGCGTGCTGGTCGTACCTGAGGTCGTGGTCGGTCGGCGAGACGGCAAATCGTGGCTGACGACGATCAGCGCTGATCAAGACGGACTGCCCACCCCTGCCATCGGCGAACCGACTCCCATCGTCAATCCGGGTCAGATCCGCTCCGACGTTGCTGGTCGCCAGATCGGACAATGGAAGGCAAGCGTCACCGAAGCGATCACGGCGATCAATGCCCACGAACTCGACAAGGTTGTCTTGGCCCGAGACGTGGTCGCGACCGCCGAACGGCCGATCGATCCGCGTCACCTGCTTGCCAGATTGGCCACGGAATTCCCCTCCTGTTGGGCCTTCAGCGTCGACGGAATGGTCGGCGCGACCCCAGAACTGCTGCTGCGTCGCGAGGACGACCGGGTGACCTCGCGGGTGCTTGCGGGAACGGTTCGCTCCGACGAAGACCGCGGCGAGGATGGCCGACTGGCTCAAGCCCTACTTGGGTCGGACAAGGATCAAGAAGAACACTCCTACGCTGTCAGCTCGGTCGCTGCGGCACTGTCAGCCCACTGCACCGACTTGGTGGTCCCGATCCGGCCTAGCGTGCTGCGCCTGGCCAACGTTCAACACCTGACGACCGATGTGACCGGGATGCTGGTGGACGACACCCCCGTGTTGGCGCTGGCGGCCTCCTTGCATCCCAC
- a CDS encoding demethylmenaquinone methyltransferase — protein sequence MTRADLSKTPGMVAGMFDDVAARYDVTNDVLSLGQTRAWRKAVVRAVEPSAGERILDLAAGTGTSTEPFRQLGADAVACDFSIGMLRVGASRLPAVPFVAGDALALPFADGAFDAVTISFGLRNVQQTEAGLREMWRVTRPGGRLVVCEFSTPSAPLFRRIYLEYLMKALPGIATKVASNPEAYVYLAESIRAWPNQQELSAIISQAGWTDIQWRNLSGGIVALHRAIRL from the coding sequence GTGACTCGAGCAGATCTGAGTAAGACACCCGGAATGGTCGCTGGGATGTTCGACGACGTTGCTGCCCGCTACGACGTGACCAACGACGTGCTTTCCCTCGGCCAGACCCGGGCATGGCGCAAAGCGGTAGTTCGAGCGGTCGAGCCGTCAGCCGGTGAGCGGATCTTGGACCTTGCCGCCGGCACCGGCACCAGTACCGAACCGTTCCGACAGCTCGGTGCCGACGCGGTCGCGTGTGACTTTTCCATCGGCATGCTGCGAGTCGGGGCATCGCGATTGCCAGCAGTCCCGTTCGTGGCTGGCGACGCCTTGGCGTTGCCATTCGCCGACGGGGCATTTGACGCGGTGACCATCAGTTTTGGGCTGCGCAATGTCCAGCAGACCGAGGCGGGCCTCCGGGAAATGTGGCGGGTCACCCGTCCCGGTGGCCGCCTGGTGGTCTGCGAATTCAGCACTCCGTCGGCGCCGTTGTTCCGGCGGATCTACCTCGAGTACCTGATGAAGGCCCTACCCGGGATCGCGACGAAGGTCGCGTCGAATCCCGAGGCGTACGTGTACCTGGCTGAGTCGATTCGTGCCTGGCCAAATCAGCAGGAGCTGTCGGCGATCATCAGCCAAGCAGGTTGGACCGACATTCAGTGGCGCAATCTGAGCGGCGGAATCGTCGCCCTGCACCGCGCGATTCGACTGTAG
- a CDS encoding geranylgeranyl reductase family protein gives MTQQSVAPATAGQADVIVVGAGPAGSATAYHLAQAGLQVLLLEKTQFPREKVCGDGLTPRAVKQLVGMGIDVSKQAGWLHNKGLRIVSGGQQLEVAWPELASFPDYGLVRPRADFDQLLAQRAVAAGVQLRERTNVTGPITDDRSGRIVGVTAKPVDEAGRTVGDEVSYRARLVVAADGNSTRLSLGMGLHKRDDRPLGVAMRTYYRNPASRDDWLETWLELDDGERLLPGYGWIFGMGDGTSNVGIGLLSSAEQFRGIDQRQLLEQWLNRLSPERGFVPENMTQPVRGAALPMGFNRQPHYTRGLLLVGDAGGMVNPFNGEGIAYAMESGAIAADVISAALARATSTQREHELLAYPRILKDTYGGYYTIGRYFVKLISEPRVMRLATQRGLSHERAMKVVLKLLANLTDPRGGDTTDRVLNALAKVAPAA, from the coding sequence GTGACACAGCAATCGGTTGCCCCCGCAACGGCGGGCCAGGCCGACGTCATCGTGGTTGGTGCTGGCCCGGCTGGATCGGCCACTGCTTACCACCTAGCCCAGGCTGGCCTGCAGGTGTTGTTGCTGGAGAAGACCCAGTTCCCCCGCGAGAAGGTCTGCGGCGACGGCCTCACCCCGCGAGCCGTCAAGCAACTCGTCGGCATGGGCATCGATGTTTCCAAGCAGGCCGGTTGGCTACACAACAAGGGTCTTCGGATCGTCAGCGGCGGCCAACAGCTCGAGGTCGCGTGGCCAGAGCTCGCGAGCTTTCCGGACTACGGACTCGTGCGACCCCGCGCAGACTTCGACCAACTGTTGGCGCAGCGGGCAGTGGCCGCCGGGGTTCAACTGCGCGAACGGACGAATGTCACCGGCCCGATCACCGACGACCGAAGCGGTCGGATCGTTGGTGTCACGGCCAAGCCAGTGGACGAAGCTGGCCGGACCGTCGGCGATGAGGTCTCTTACCGGGCGCGCTTGGTGGTCGCCGCTGACGGCAACTCCACCCGGCTGAGTCTGGGGATGGGCCTGCACAAGCGCGACGATCGGCCGTTGGGCGTTGCGATGCGTACCTACTACCGCAACCCGGCCAGTCGGGATGACTGGTTGGAGACCTGGCTCGAGCTCGATGACGGTGAGCGACTCCTACCCGGGTACGGCTGGATCTTCGGGATGGGCGATGGCACCTCCAACGTGGGAATCGGTCTGCTCAGCAGCGCCGAGCAGTTCCGGGGTATCGACCAACGGCAACTCCTGGAGCAGTGGCTCAATCGGCTGTCACCGGAGCGCGGATTCGTGCCGGAGAACATGACCCAACCGGTTCGCGGCGCGGCGCTGCCGATGGGTTTCAACCGGCAGCCGCACTACACCCGTGGCCTCCTGCTCGTCGGCGACGCGGGGGGCATGGTCAATCCGTTCAACGGTGAAGGCATCGCCTACGCCATGGAATCCGGTGCCATCGCGGCGGACGTCATTTCAGCGGCGCTCGCGCGGGCTACGTCGACCCAGCGCGAGCATGAACTGCTCGCCTACCCGCGCATCCTCAAAGACACTTATGGGGGCTACTACACGATCGGCCGGTACTTCGTGAAGTTGATCAGCGAGCCTCGGGTGATGCGGTTGGCGACCCAGCGGGGACTCAGTCACGAGCGCGCGATGAAGGTCGTCTTGAAGCTCCTTGCCAACCTGACTGATCCGCGTGGGGGCGATACCACCGATCGGGTGCTGAACGCACTCGCTAAGGTCGCACCGGCAGCATGA
- a CDS encoding NADH-quinone oxidoreductase subunit A — protein MEGVPVANPYLPIFVLGVLATGFAVFSVILASLTGPKRYNRAKRDAYECGIDPTPQPVGGGHFAIKYYLTAMMFIIFDIEIVFLYPWAVSFNYMGMFAVVEMILFIVTVMCVYAFVWRRGGLEWD, from the coding sequence ATGGAAGGAGTGCCCGTGGCTAATCCGTATCTGCCGATCTTCGTCCTGGGAGTGCTCGCCACCGGTTTCGCGGTCTTCTCCGTGATTTTGGCTTCACTGACCGGGCCCAAGCGTTACAACCGTGCCAAACGCGACGCCTACGAATGCGGAATCGACCCCACTCCGCAACCGGTTGGCGGTGGCCACTTCGCGATCAAGTACTACCTGACGGCCATGATGTTCATCATCTTTGATATCGAGATCGTCTTTCTCTACCCCTGGGCGGTCTCGTTCAACTACATGGGGATGTTCGCAGTCGTCGAGATGATCCTGTTCATCGTGACTGTCATGTGCGTCTACGCCTTTGTGTGGCGCCGCGGTGGACTCGAGTGGGATTGA
- a CDS encoding NADH-quinone oxidoreductase subunit B produces MGIEEKLPSGFMLTTVEAVAGYARKSSLWPVTFGLACCAIEMMASGAPRYDLARYGMEVFRPSPRQADLMIVAGRVSQKMAPILRQVYDQMPNPKWVISMGVCASSGGMFNNYAIVQGVDHVVPVDIYLPGCPPRPEMLIDAILKLREEILHMKIGANREDQVVEREALALEAVPTSDMKGLLR; encoded by the coding sequence ATGGGTATCGAAGAGAAACTCCCCAGCGGCTTCATGCTGACGACCGTCGAGGCCGTTGCAGGCTACGCGCGCAAGAGTTCACTGTGGCCTGTCACGTTCGGCTTGGCCTGCTGTGCCATCGAGATGATGGCCTCCGGCGCGCCACGCTACGACCTGGCCCGCTACGGCATGGAAGTCTTTCGGCCGTCTCCGCGCCAAGCCGACCTCATGATCGTCGCCGGTCGCGTCAGCCAGAAGATGGCTCCGATCCTGCGCCAGGTCTACGACCAAATGCCCAACCCCAAGTGGGTGATCTCGATGGGGGTGTGTGCGTCCTCGGGCGGAATGTTCAACAACTACGCGATCGTCCAGGGTGTGGACCACGTGGTGCCGGTGGACATTTATCTACCGGGTTGCCCACCACGGCCGGAGATGCTCATCGACGCAATCCTGAAGCTGCGCGAGGAGATTCTGCACATGAAGATCGGCGCTAATCGCGAGGACCAGGTCGTCGAGCGGGAGGCACTGGCGCTTGAGGCAGTGCCCACCTCCGACATGAAGGGGCTGCTCCGGTGA